A DNA window from Bdellovibrio sp. BCCA contains the following coding sequences:
- the fsa gene encoding fructose-6-phosphate aldolase has translation MKFFIDTAEIEEIRQANMRGWVDGVTTNPSLIAKSGKPFHDVIKEICKEVSGPVSAEVISLQAEEMFREGKELAKLASNVVVKVPMCEDGMIAVKKFKAEGIKTNVTLVFSPMQALLAAKAGATMVSPFVGRLDDIGQEGMVMVDQIIQMYQNYDFDTEVLVASVRSPMHIQIAAEMGADIATIPFKVMQQMTHHPLTDKGIKQFMDDWNKAKK, from the coding sequence ATGAAGTTTTTCATCGACACGGCAGAAATCGAAGAGATCAGACAAGCCAACATGCGTGGTTGGGTTGATGGTGTAACTACAAACCCTTCTTTGATTGCAAAATCAGGAAAACCATTTCACGACGTGATCAAAGAAATCTGCAAAGAAGTTTCTGGACCCGTTTCTGCAGAAGTTATCAGCCTTCAAGCTGAAGAAATGTTCCGCGAAGGAAAAGAGCTTGCGAAGCTGGCTTCTAACGTGGTCGTGAAAGTGCCAATGTGTGAAGACGGTATGATTGCTGTGAAAAAATTCAAAGCAGAAGGCATCAAGACAAACGTCACGTTGGTTTTCTCGCCAATGCAAGCATTGCTAGCTGCTAAAGCTGGAGCGACAATGGTTTCTCCATTCGTAGGTCGCCTTGATGATATTGGCCAAGAAGGCATGGTCATGGTTGATCAGATTATTCAAATGTATCAAAACTATGATTTCGATACTGAAGTCTTGGTTGCTAGCGTAAGAAGCCCAATGCATATCCAAATCGCTGCTGAAATGGGTGCTGATATCGCCACTATTCCATTTAAGGTTATGCAGCAGATGACTCACCATCCACTTACTGACAAAGGCATCAAACAGTTTATGGATGATTGGAATAAGGCTAAGA
- a CDS encoding 4-hydroxy-tetrahydrodipicolinate reductase translates to MKKIKVGLVGSSGRMGKEIIQVIENNSRCEVFYPFGRNDKWDAKKAKSVDVWIDFSSPDALKDVLKRAAETKTPVVCGTTGFSKKEKDLLEQYAKKIPVLWSSNMSLGVAVLNEALKSLAAISHFDFQIEEIHHNRKKDKPSGTAITLQENLEKAVDKKLPAPLAIRGGGVFGVHKIYSMSDEEVLTFEHSALNRTVFAKGAVQAAEWLVKQKPGLYQIRDVLFGKQK, encoded by the coding sequence GTGAAGAAAATCAAAGTAGGTCTTGTCGGTTCTTCGGGCCGCATGGGTAAAGAAATCATTCAGGTGATTGAAAACAACTCGCGCTGTGAAGTTTTTTATCCCTTTGGTCGCAATGACAAGTGGGATGCAAAAAAAGCGAAGTCCGTAGATGTATGGATTGATTTTTCTTCTCCGGACGCTTTGAAAGATGTTTTAAAAAGAGCGGCCGAAACTAAAACACCTGTTGTGTGTGGCACAACGGGTTTTTCAAAAAAAGAAAAAGATCTTCTTGAGCAATATGCAAAGAAAATCCCTGTCTTGTGGTCTTCGAACATGAGTCTGGGTGTTGCGGTTTTAAATGAAGCCCTTAAATCTTTGGCGGCGATTTCCCATTTCGATTTTCAAATTGAAGAAATTCATCACAATCGCAAGAAAGATAAACCATCGGGAACCGCCATTACCCTTCAGGAAAATCTGGAAAAAGCTGTTGATAAAAAATTGCCGGCGCCTTTGGCAATTCGTGGTGGCGGCGTTTTCGGTGTTCACAAGATTTATTCCATGAGTGATGAAGAAGTTCTGACGTTTGAGCACAGCGCTTTAAATCGCACCGTCTTTGCGAAAGGTGCCGTTCAAGCTGCTGAATGGCTTGTTAAACAAAAACCAGGTCTTTATCAGATCCGTGACGTTCTATTTGGGAAACAGAAATGA